A single genomic interval of Rhododendron vialii isolate Sample 1 chromosome 3a, ASM3025357v1 harbors:
- the LOC131319467 gene encoding two-component response regulator ARR9-like, producing MGLAIESRFHVLAVDDSIIDRKLIERLLKTSSYQVTTVDSGTKALEFLGLDGDDLRNPNQPSVCPNIQQEMEVNLIITDYCMPGMTGYDLLKKIKESTSLRNIPVVIMSSENVPSRISRCLEEGAEEFFLKPVRLADVNKLKPHLMKTKHKNQQKQENQEATEAPEVQQQSYNNKRKVREDGLSQDRTRPRYTGLTVV from the exons ATGGGTTTGGCCATAGAGTCACGGTTCCATGTCTTGGCTGTTGATGATAGCATCATAGACAGAAAACTTATCGAGAGGCTCCTCAAGACCTCATCGTATCAAG TAACTACAGTGGATTCTGGCACCAAGGCTTTAGAATTTCTGGGTTTGGATGGAGATGATCTGAGGAACCCAAATCAACCTTCTGTTTGCCCAAACATCCAGCAG gaaatggaggtgaatctgaTTATTACAGATTACTGTATGCCTGGGATGACAGGCTATGATTTGCTCAAGAAAATTAAG GAATCGACATCTCTGAGAAATATACCAGTGGTTATAATGTCATCTGAGAATGTTCCTTCAAGAATAAGCAG ATGCTTAGAAGAAGGAGCGGAAGAATTTTTTCTCAAACCAGTGAGATTAGCAGATGTTAATAAGCTTAAACCCCATTTGATGAAAACCAAACATAAGAATCAGCAAAagcaagaaaatcaagaagcaaCAGAAGCACCAGAGGTTCAGCAACAATCCTACAATAACAAAAGAAAGGTTAGGGAAGATGGGCTCTCGCAAGATAGAACGAGGCCCAGATACACTGGGCTCACTGTGGTCTGA